One region of Kiritimatiellales bacterium genomic DNA includes:
- the rph gene encoding ribonuclease PH, whose amino-acid sequence MTKKPYHQINTGIDLGEFINVSELRYDGRKPDQLRPVKVTRDFTINAKASVLIEVGNTKVICAVSLDENLPGWMRAQNAEGGWVTCEYSMLPSATPDRSKREAAVGKLGGRTMEIQRLIGRALRAVIDLKKLGRRQLFIDCDVIQADGGTRAASITGAYIALRMAVDRLLEEKVLKCDPINEAIAAVSVGICKGVPLLDLCYFEDSSAEVDMNVVMTSSGRFVEIQGTAEEQPFTKEQMQQMMQLAEQGITELFAIQKT is encoded by the coding sequence ATGACGAAGAAACCGTATCATCAAATTAATACAGGGATCGACCTGGGGGAGTTTATTAACGTGTCAGAACTGCGCTATGACGGACGGAAACCGGATCAACTGCGTCCGGTAAAAGTTACCCGCGATTTTACAATTAATGCCAAAGCGTCCGTATTAATTGAAGTGGGGAATACAAAGGTAATTTGTGCGGTGAGTCTGGATGAAAACCTGCCGGGCTGGATGCGCGCGCAAAATGCGGAGGGCGGCTGGGTGACCTGCGAATACTCTATGCTGCCAAGCGCAACACCGGACCGGTCGAAACGCGAAGCCGCTGTCGGAAAACTCGGCGGGCGCACTATGGAAATTCAACGGTTGATCGGTCGTGCGCTGCGTGCCGTAATCGATCTGAAAAAACTTGGCCGGCGACAACTGTTTATTGATTGCGATGTCATTCAGGCCGACGGCGGAACGCGCGCCGCATCAATTACCGGAGCGTATATAGCGCTGCGTATGGCGGTTGACCGACTGCTCGAAGAAAAAGTTTTAAAATGCGATCCAATCAACGAAGCTATCGCGGCCGTCAGTGTTGGAATCTGCAAGGGCGTTCCCCTGCTTGACCTTTGTTATTTCGAAGATTCATCGGCTGAAGTGGACATGAATGTTGTAATGACATCGTCCGGACGTTTTGTTGAAATACAGGGTACCGCCGAAGAACAGCCTTTTACCAAGGAGCAGATGCAGCAGATGATGCAACTGGCGGAACAGGGGATTACTGAATTGTTTGCAATACAAAAAACTTAG
- a CDS encoding homocysteine S-methyltransferase family protein: MRYYKGMEKITELVKEGRILVSDGAWGTFLQKKGLKPGECPELWNIDRPDDVRDIASAYVAAGADLVETNTFGANRFKLAHYGLADRAAEINEAGARLSREAAGENAGVIASIGPTGEILLMEEVTEEEIYDAFKEQAAALEKGGATAICIETMSALDEAELAIRAVKENTNCEVICTFTFEQIADGGYRTMMGVSPEQFAIEMSAAGADIIGTNCGNGIERMIEVVRELRTAVPEIPILVHANAGLPKHENGVTVFPETPEQMAAQIPALIAAGANIIGGCCGTTPDHIRAIRAMIK; this comes from the coding sequence ATGCGCTACTATAAGGGAATGGAAAAAATTACCGAGCTGGTGAAAGAGGGGCGGATACTCGTTTCCGACGGCGCATGGGGAACATTTTTACAAAAAAAAGGCTTAAAGCCCGGCGAATGCCCGGAACTGTGGAATATTGACCGCCCGGATGATGTGCGCGATATCGCCTCAGCTTATGTCGCCGCCGGCGCCGATCTCGTTGAAACAAATACATTTGGTGCCAACCGTTTTAAGCTTGCACATTATGGACTTGCTGACCGCGCCGCCGAAATCAACGAAGCCGGTGCACGCCTTTCGCGTGAAGCCGCCGGTGAAAATGCCGGCGTCATTGCATCTATCGGACCGACCGGGGAAATCCTCCTCATGGAAGAAGTCACGGAAGAAGAAATTTACGATGCATTTAAAGAACAGGCCGCCGCACTTGAAAAAGGCGGGGCGACTGCCATTTGCATTGAAACCATGAGCGCGCTCGACGAAGCCGAACTCGCCATTCGTGCCGTTAAAGAAAATACAAACTGCGAAGTCATTTGCACCTTCACGTTTGAACAAATTGCTGACGGCGGTTACCGCACCATGATGGGCGTATCGCCGGAACAGTTCGCCATCGAAATGTCCGCCGCCGGCGCCGACATCATCGGTACCAACTGCGGCAACGGCATCGAGCGTATGATCGAGGTTGTCCGTGAACTGCGCACGGCTGTGCCGGAAATTCCGATTCTGGTGCATGCCAACGCCGGACTGCCGAAACACGAGAACGGAGTCACCGTATTTCCTGAAACGCCGGAACAGATGGCTGCGCAGATTCCGGCGCTCATCGCCGCCGGTGCAAATATTATCGGCGGTTGCTGCGGCACCACGCCTGATCATATCCGCGCTATTCGTGCAATGATAAAGTAG